The Vicugna pacos chromosome 5, VicPac4, whole genome shotgun sequence genome includes the window CATGTGGTCCAGCAAACAAACTCCTAACTTCAGCTTGACTTCAGGCTTTGCCTCAGCACGGAGAAATGCCCGGCCCGAGGCATTTCTCTATCCCAGGCAGGCTTGCTCTTTTGGCCCCATGGGGGTGTTCTGACTGTACTCCCCAGTAGCTGATGAATTGGAAGAATGTACAGCCAGAGCAGCAAAAGCTTGGCATTACAATAAATGGACTATGTGTGTTGCAAGGAGCTTTCAGGCTTTCTTTATATGGAGACTAAAGGAACTCCCAAAAGGCACAAGAGAATGTGAGGGCTGGTTGTTTCTGATTAGGGGTTCCAGTTGAATCTGTTAAAAAGCTTTGTGCAGTCACACTGTGGACATATATTTAAGAAACTTCTAGTCTGAGTTTGATTtggaaaataaaggacaaaaggaATATTTAAGAGGTAAAACTGTGGAAGATGAGGATTATGAAGGGATATTTCTTTACAAAAGTGGGAACTGAAAAAATTAGGTGGGAAATAAGTCTGATGTTTTTGAAGTGTCTGGGCACCTGATGCTGACTTAGCTCTCAAACAGTATGTGCCTTCTCTAGGGCTAGGAAACAGGACAAAACAACTCACTTCATGAGCTGGTCTTTTCTCATCCTTTTCTGTTACACTACTAGAATCTAACCCACAGGGACAGCCTTTGTTCCCCTCCCAACATCCCAGTGCTGACACACCTCCAGGGAACTCAGAGTCAATGGTCTCATTGAGAATACGTGGAGCTCTGCACAGAAAGGCTCCCTTTCCTTGCTTCGTCACTGGTCCCACGTCTCACTCCCCCCACTGTTGGAAACTTCATGTCTGGCCTCACGCTCCTCTCATTCCTTCCGGCTTATATCCTTTCCTGGTTGCTTCCCCAGAATCCAAGTGGGTGGCTTGGTTCTGCGGGTGGCTTGGTTTCAATGTCTCAATTCCTCCCTGTGCCACCCTGGAACTGCCTCTGAGGCAACAGGAAGCACTCATTAAAAATATTGCTGGATGCTGAGAGGAGGTGTCAGATCCTTGGAGACTACATAAACCATATCAGAACTCAAGGTCAAGGTGAAGTGAGGGCTACAGCAAAGGACTGTTTTTCCCTGCCAATACGGTCCACCCAGACTGAGGTCATTCCTACTTCCAGACACACCTGACTAAGGTTCATTTATGACATCAGAGTCACACCATCTGGTGTGAAATCTcccaggcaggatccctgccaccAGTCTTGTCCATCTCAAACCCAGCATAGCTCTTATAAACACCGTGCTGGCCTCTGCCTACTAATCATGCCCATAAAACCAGATGAATTAGAAACACTGTCCACCTCGGGGACATGCCTTTGGCTTTAGTTTAGCTCTTGGTTTGGGGATCATGGTTTGGTGTCTCCATGCTATAAGCCTCTTGACAAATTGGCACTCTGATGtgtttctctcatttcttttatcccctctcctcctttctaTGTTGGGGAGGGAGAGAGTACATCGAGATCAAGACCTAAATGTGGTGATGGCACATGGCCAGAGTTGGGGCACAGGGAGAGAGAGTTGCAAGAACAAATTGCTTTGATATTCTCCAAGTCATGTTCTATGGTTTCATACCTGCTAATTCTTCCCCAAGTCTGCCCAGCTCAGGAAAGTGGGCTCAGCTCTGCCCATTTCCCAAGCcaaagagcaaaggaaacatgcttttcagttttcaaaattttattgagaTGTTGAGGAGAAACAGCCAACATATACATTCCTCATTTCATCGCGATTGGCATTTTACCCACACGATAAGCTCTTCTCTGTCTTTGCTCTAACTTCAGGTCTCCTTGGCAGTCCCCCTTCTGTTCTCTGTTGCTGCCTGGTGTCGTTTGAAGTCCACCAGGGCAGAGCCCCCTGGTGTAGTCACAAGTGGGAGCGGTAATTGCGATTGGCTGTAGGGAAAGGACAAATTTGCAATAGGGACGCCTGTAGAACATACCCATTCATCCCCTTCCTGCCCAAATGTGAGCCtaattcaaaatgaaattctCAGCCTGAGGTTTCAGGGTCCTATGAGAGCTAACTCCAAGAGGGAGGGCCCACTGGCTAACAATATCCCCCTCACCCCTGTTTGATGGCTCCCCAGCTTATCCCTCACTCACCATCATCGCACCGTTTTCTACTCTTCAGGCTGCCCTTCCGGTATTTTCTTTTGCTACCACCTCTCTTGACTCCCTTGTGAGGAGCTCGGTTCTTGCCCCTCCTCATACCATGACTTTTAAATTTGCGGCTGGTCGACATTGTACTTTCTGCCAAAGTGAGGGGCTTTGCAGGGCCCGGAGACCCCGAGTCTGGGTATTTAAAGCCTTAGCCATTGTGACTGTGAAAGGGGCGTGGCTGAGCAGGTGGGCAGGTCTCCACTGTGATGTCACCAGCCTTTGTTACACTTTGCTAATATATGAGAAATAAGGTGGCCCCCCTACTGCAGCTCAAGGCTACCCTCaactttgaggtttttttttttaatgttaaatgagGCTTTCCAGACAGGTGTTACAAGCACCTAAATTCCAGCCCTGTGCCGGGCATCTGGAGAGTACACGAACCATTAAAATAGGTATTGCCTGCTTGTAGGAAATTTAATGGTTGTTGAGTGTTTATATATGCATCACATCTAAGCCTCTCTTACAGCATTGGGAGATAACGAGTGAGGATTTGACTCTGGGAAACTCAATCAATAAGACCAAaacataaatgtttcttctctttctcctaaaGTTTTCTCAACCTGAGCACTGCTGAGGTTGGGGCTGACTATGTGGGactgttgttaaaaagcatttaACTGAGCAAATTTGAAGATCTCATTGGCTTTATTAAatgattcatgaatcaggcagcatctCATCTGGCAAACAGAGAGATACTCCAAGGGGTTACACAACGTGGGTGCCTTTTATAGTAAGGGGAGCTGGACAAGGAAAGGAAGTCATCAGTAAGGAAACAATGAGAATTCATGGAGGAAAGTAAAAGTTCAGGTGATGATGGCTTCTTATTGGCTGAGCTGCGGCCGTTTCCATTGGCTGTGCTTGTTGCTGGGCGATGGaaatcttccttcctcctgccGGGGGAGTAAAGTAGTTGCACCTCCTGTTGGGGTCAGCACCTGATGTCTTCCTTTTAGGGTGAGTAACTGACTGTGGTAGGGTGTGAGAGCGCCCTCTATGGGTACTTCCAACTCCAATTTTAGGTGAGGTTTCCTTTTACTAATTTTCACATTGCCtcgtgcattgtaggatgtttggcGGCATTTTTGGCCTGCACCCATTAGATGCCAGGAGAGCCCCTATAGCTGTGGAAAtcaaaaatgtttccaaacactGCCTTGTGGGGAGGGGCAAaaatcacccctggttgagaaccattgacttagccatttaaaaaaatttggttaGCACGTATTTATTGATCACATAGTATGTGCCATAAACTTAGGTGCTAGGAAAATAGCAGTGGGTGAAAACAGACATAGAGCTTTCAGCTTAGAGGGGGAGAAAGCTATTATCAGATATCTACACCAATCAGTGAGTAATCACTTCTCAACATGGTGCAAGGTGAGGTTGGAGGGAGAGGCAGATACCAGACCAGGCTCAAGCCGTGGAAAAATGTTTAAGAGGATGACGTGATAAGATTACAGGCTGCTGGAATGGGAGGGGATGGATTGATGAGGAAGCAAAGTGAACAAAGGGAGAGGATATTGAGAATGGTAGTGGTTCAggagagaaatatttgaaaatggctGAGGCCTGGGACAGGGAGCATGTTGATTAGGATGTAGAGATGTGGACGGGAGACAAAGGCTTGGTTATGAATTGGGTTTGGTTGATGAGAGCAGAGGGCATCAATGGTATGGATTTTGTTTCTGCTTAATGCAGCCACCTAGATGCTGGTGCCACTTACTGGGATAAAGGCCAGGCATGGAAGCAGTGATCATCATGATTTTGGTCTAAGACATTTTGGGTTTGAGGTGCCTTGAGACTTCCAAATAGAGATACTGAATGGTTACTGGGAATATGGGTCTGGAGGTCAGAGTAGAAGTCTGAGCTGGAGATATTCACATTCCCAGCTTCCCTGATAATGGACTCCTCAtccaattttttcttcttcatcttttatACCTTGTATTGAgcccttttggaaaaaaaaattcttactagAGCTTGATAACTGTtctgtctctccttctctttcccctgCCATCATCTTCTTTCAAAAATCAGCCTCCCTTGCATGTTGGAGGTTCTTAACAAAAGTTGATTGAATAGAAGAGAGAATGTAGTTTAAGTCCTGCTCCTTGTATTTCTAATATCTATAGATAAGATGGAAAATCgtgtttttaaaatgcagattccttgaACAACCATCATGTGACAGCTTCCACTTTCATGTTTCTAGGCAGTTCTCTCTGGAGACCTTCTGTGGGACACTTTTATTCATGCAAAGAAGGAGATGCTCCATGACACAGCCTGCTGCCTTGCCTCTTTGTATCTTGGAAACTTTTCTATCTACTCGAGCCTGATTGTTCCTCCTACAAGCAAACTCCATGAAAGCAGGAATTTAAAAATCACGTTTACTGCTGTATATTGAACGGTCCTGCCTCAGGGTAGGAGCCCAATAAGGGTTTATGGAAtcttttattgaataaataaaaagtccTATTTTTCTATCTGATTCCTCTCCATTTTGTCCCAACTTCtccaaggaagacttccttgacttTGCAAATTTTCATCATCTATTGACATTTGTGCAAAGTCCATGATTCTCTAATGTTGTCCCCTAAAGTCTGGAAAACTAATCCTCATTGTTTGAAATGTTGTTTTGTTCCCACATTGTCATGTCACGTGTGTGAGTCTGATCTCAACAGGGGTCATGTGTCTTGGTTCTAGCCTTGACTGTGCCACAAATGTCATTTTTCTGGACTTTGGCTCTTTTAGTTTGTAAATAACCTGGTTGGGTTTAGTGATCTCTGAGCTAATCTGACTTTTGGGGTGGGCTCCTTGTAGTTAGGgactgtgtttttatttctgcTGCATTTCCCACCTGGTCCATAATAGGTGGTCATAAACATTTGTTCATTTTAGAGACTTTGGTGTTATGAGGACAGACTGTACAACACAGAGTGACTTTGTAAATCAAATGGGAGCATTTCTAGGGAGTAAAGGGAAAAAGGACTTTGTCTCCATAACAGGCCCTCGGGTGCTTCATGCCGGCCTCTCATACCTGGCCCTGCTGGTGAACATGTTTGCAGAGGGACTGGTCTCTTAAGTTTGAGAAGCATTTTCTGGATGGTCCTggagactgaataatatttctctCCCCCACTCCTTTCCATCTC containing:
- the TNP1 gene encoding spermatid nuclear transition protein 1, whose product is MSTSRKFKSHGMRRGKNRAPHKGVKRGGSKRKYRKGSLKSRKRCDDANRNYRSHL